The window aaatttttctttcttcCGTGGATGGTTTCGTTTTCTATCGTACTCCGATTTTCGCGGCGTTCGGTATGGTTTCTTGGTAATCGTCATATCTGGGTCGCTGTCATGACTCTGCGGCTCGGGGGATTCGGGGTATTTGATTGGTGATATCCGCTTCTTTACAGGGTACCGTGTGGACGATTTGTCGTCGGGTTTGGCCACAGCTTGACAAAGCAAAACTACAAAAGTACATCAAAACTTAAAGTATTCATTTTATCTTTGTAAATTGTCAGGTGAACAAGTAcgataatttttcaaatgtaaagtaCACATAGTTTAGAAGGTTAAAAAAAACTCCTCATAGAATGCAAAAATTCTCATTCCTATTctatgattttcaattttagttcatttaatttaattttaaaaattgttaacagTACATGGAACTTCACAAAATTGCAGTTTTCGTTTTGCTCTATACCTGCAAGTCCCCATAGGAGAAGTATTCCCAAAACACTCTTGTGCATTTTGTACAAGCTTGTTTTTCTTCCTGCGTGTTGCAGGTACAGGCTGCTGGCAAGAATAGCTATTCCCACACGACTGGTAGATCACGTCAAAAAATGGCTTATCCGAGTATTACTAGTGTAAGTTGTTGTAAGAACATATTTGTTTGACCACACGATCACCAAGATTATGTGACAGGTGTCCTTTATTTGAGGATGTAGAACTGCCCCTTTCgtgtaaaatattgtttcaagACTTATATATGTTAATCCCACTTAGGACTAAATATAGCTAGGCAAGGAAATATTAAAGACACATGGGAGAAACAGTACTTCCGTAGGTATTTTCTTTGCTTCCTTTTCTTGACagtattgaaattttaaaaatctttatctgTATCATTACTTATATACACTAATTGTGCGCTCAAAATAAGCATGCGAGTTGACATGAGTAAGATaagtattttaaatacaaagagAAAACATCTATTGCAAAACTAAATGCACAATTGTTTATTATTCATCAATGTCTCACATTATATCTTTATTTGTAGATTCAGTTGCTAGTGCATAACATTAAATGGAATAACTTTTATAAGAATGAAATGGAATTTCGTACAATGTATGAATACAAGCTTAAATAAATTAGCTTTGGTATGAAATGATTGTAATAACAACAATGATTGGCACACAAACACACTATGAACGGTTTACTTATCCAATCTTCTTCATGAAGTCTTTAAACTTTTGGTTGACAGCACTCTTTCTCTCTTCGTTCACCTGAAGTTTGTAGTCCATGATTCTCTGTCTTTGAGAAGCCATGGTCATTGGAGCAGCACCATGCTTATTTTGTCCGGCAAGATGAGATTTCCAAGCATCGGAAGTCAATGTCGGTCGCCTCTGATTCAGAATCTCAGAAATCCCGGCATTCCTTGCCATGGCAGTTGAGGCGCGCCGTTCATCGTGAGCACCGCTTTTCCCGCCATCAACTGGCATCAACTGTCTGGGAAGAGACTGTATATTAGCGGAACTGTGACTGCGCATGCGCCGAGTTCCTTTTTCATGCAGACTTTCCCGCCTTGGTCGTCCGCGATTTGCTTTTATGAGTTTCCGAGTAAGGCTAGAAGATTCAGACATCCAGGACAAAGAAGTACTCTCGGAATGCACGGACTCCTTGTCCGAATAAGGATCATTGTCACGCGCGCTATCTTTTGCATTTAATGTCGTCACAAATGTCGCCCGGCCGACCGGACTGCTCTGTGGACGAATGGAAGCGGGAAGTGAAGAAGGAATGGATGACAAACTGCCGGAACTCCTGCTGTTTTCGGCCGCCGACTGAGAGCGTTTGAACCGCCTCTTCTTCCGACTTACGATCCGCTCTCCATACATGAAACACGGCCCTTCATCCTCCCGTTCGTACTCCTCCTCGGAGTCCGGCGCCAGTCCCTCCGGGCTGTGGCCGCTACAGTTGTTGATGTAGTCCAAAGTCAAAGAGATCAGTCGTATATCCTGATTTATCACTCGTTTGGAGTGAATTTTCTCCTTCTCCAACAAGTTCAATTTTCCCTGAAGTTTTGCATACTCTATATTATTTATTCGGTAGGCTCTCTGTATACGAGACGAGCTGAAACTCGGACTCTCTAAGGCTGGCATCGTTGAACGACTTGAAACAATCTAATTACTTGTTTCACTGTTTGCTATGCTTTTTCTTGAATGACGAATCATTTAGTGACACATGCATTTTCCTTTGTTTCtagaatatacatataaaattcacGACCACAACATGTACGATTGCACCCTGAGCTTTGTTCTGAGATTAAAGTGCTTAATCCTGTTGGAAAGTCTGCAGCGATTTATTACTTACATGCCAATGTGTTTACTTTTTTCGTCTATTAAACACTTAACGATCATTAATTAATTcagaaattaattaataacattttCCAGCACTTCAATAATTGCGTTAAAACTTTGCCTTTGGTTCAGGCTGATCCTTGCGTCTCCTGCTAAACACAATGGCGGATTTAGAATAAAGTAATCCTTTTGAATTCACAAATCTTGCCCTCGATCTATAGATACCAAACAGGATGCACAACTCGTAAACTCGGctctagtttttaaaaaaaatcctcgaATCCAGTAAAGTCACATTTTAAGTCTATTTTCCTTATCAGCGAGCAAAGAATTTTCTACCTGCAAATACACAGAGATCAAACATTCAATCACTACTGTTAGAATCGGGCATTAAATACTTAGCTACATGTGATAAAGCCATTCAGAAGTCAGATTGGGCACGCGAAAATCTTCAATCGATTTAAACCAATCACAGTTCTACGTTATCTAAACACACAATATTTGTACAAGAGAAAGTGAAAAACTTTCAAAAGCACAATCTTGGGTGTAGTAtttgtttttgtacattttgatttcaatatttgtacctattATAGTCACTTAGTCAGTTTTAAACTTTTGTTGTGATGCATAGAAAATTCTTCGCTTAGGTTTCATGTAAATGCGtaagactctctctctctctctctctctctctctctctctctctctctctctctctctctctctctgattaaGTGCACGgggattgattttaaataatattatcagAAAGTCCGCTTGTAAACTAAGGACTTCACTTATACCCTTCCATTAACACTTTACACGGCACTTTGTTGAACATTCATaaacattatacgaaaaaggaaGATGCaatagaaatttattttaatcgTTAAATCTAGAAAGCCAAATCAATTTTCTTGTtggttgaaaaataaatcatttccaTTATACgtcaatatttttcttcaaagtaAATGTCGAATCTAATTATCGCTCGATTGAACTAACAAAAGAGATACCTTTAAAGTTTCGAATGTTTCCACACACTAACACTGTTCTATGGATACATCAGGAAATGGATTTTCTATACAAAATATTTGCTTTGTTGACTCCATAAAAACTACAATTAATCTGATGGAACTTCAAAAATACCGAAAAAATTCTTAACTTTTACGAATTCTCCAAACCACTCAACttgtattatttaatatattgagAACGCACATGATACGGGAGTCaatactaaaataaaaataaaattcacctCGTTTGATATTCACATATTTTGGATATGTAAGTAATTCATTAACGTCATTCAGTAAGCCAACAATGGGGAAGACGCAATTTAACACTGCATAAGAATACCCGtaaaagacatttaaaaaaaatcaaacacttcGCGGTTTATCTTAGTGTGCATTAAATAAATCGAAGGCCGTGGAAGATAATGATCGATTCACTTTTAAGAAAACCTAAACCCATCAAAAATCACAGTGATGAAAAGATTTGATCAATGGTAAAGTTACATTAACCTACGGCTTATTATGTATTCACGTGCATTTATTTGCTGAAATGTAATACGCATGCAAATGTAATTTGATGAGATAAAATACCTCCGTTAAGAAGTAACTCACACGAATAAGCAAAGATgaattgacaaaattaaataataaatacagtcactattcaaattaaaaaagattcTACATGATTTCTtttgcgcccccccccccccccttccaccccCTTCAACCACTCGATCATTGTTAAACAATGCTTGAACTATCCTGGTCTCGGCGATGTTTGTTTCCTCACCAAGAGAACAGCATGGCGGCCCTACAACCTTACGTAATAAATCAAAAAGCAGAGTAAACACGGAACGACAGATATCGACGGCCCAGGTCGCTGAGAGTCCACTACCCCACTGATAACAGACAAACTCGGCTTGATTTAGGATCTCAGGAGCGAGTGGAAATCAGGAACCAAAAGTACTCCAGCCGACGAACACAAATAATGGCTCCTCTCGATATATGATATACTGCATACTTACTCAAAAGACTCACTCACACAATGCTTCATGTTTGATGGCCCACTTGAAAAACGTTCACTGCAAATAGTTTAACATACTCCGCACGATTTTCAAACATTATAGACGACAATTGCTTTAAATCTCCCATTATGGCCTGTGTATCTGATGGTGTTTTTGCTCTGAAGTACCCCTCTGTGCTATCACAATAAAACTTCGAAGAATGCCGTAAAATGACTTCTGTGGAAGTTTTTATCCTGTCAGAATTTTATATTGTTGGCGACACTTTTAATTCAAGAAAGGTGTCACTTTCTCCCCCCTAAACAAAACACAGCAGACCATTTTCATATGTAAACATATTTGGAGTGTCAAATTGGTTtgagaaaaacaaatatttaaccCCCAAACAAgctgttaaaaaagaaaactgaaCCAATTAGGTCAATAAATTCGTGTGAAAATCTAATCAACAGAGGTCTTATAAAGAATCACGGGCTACTGTCAATATTGCCTCACGGTGTAAGGTGAAATACAGGTACCCCCCTCTCGACGCTGCTATCTACTACCTGCAATATTGACCCTTTATAAACTTATATTGACCATTTTCTCTTTCAATATGAATAATATCCAAGATTTTCGATGTATGCTTCAAACATATTTTAGTGAAATGGCAAATATTTTCCCCTTCGCAATACCTGTACACaaacagtctctctctctctctctctctctctctctctctctctctctctctctctctctctctctctctctctctctctctctctctctctcattggtATGAAgcccaaaaagaaaaaaaaaagaaataataataatatggtTCTACAAAACCAATATTGCTAAGAATATATTATTGAacttaaaaataaaggaaatccAGATATTTAGCAAGTAGACAGGAAATCTTTAAATGTTAGTAAGTAGTTAATCCCACAAACGACGGGACGAAGAATTGCACCCCCACTAGTCAGGGCAGATTAGGGCCTACTTAAACAAGAGATTATCCCCGTAAAGAAATATCAAAGTGACCCAAAATACTGTACATGGACAAAAGATAACAAACAACCCAGTTTTGAGATTCATTTGaaagatatgaaaataaaatttaagtggAACATGACcgtatatataaattagaaattaaacaataggtgaaaatttatattttccttaaaTCATTCTAAAagatttatgaatttatacattgaaaaaatacccctgaattataatattttttaatgatcagTATTATCGATTCTTTTTTACAAGGGGAATACACATAAAAGAATTATATACCAACCTCCAAGAGTCTTATCGAGCCCAGCCACCGTTACTTAGAAA is drawn from Crassostrea angulata isolate pt1a10 chromosome 5, ASM2561291v2, whole genome shotgun sequence and contains these coding sequences:
- the LOC128185805 gene encoding uncharacterized protein LOC128185805; this encodes MPALESPSFSSSRIQRAYRINNIEYAKLQGKLNLLEKEKIHSKRVINQDIRLISLTLDYINNCSGHSPEGLAPDSEEEYEREDEGPCFMYGERIVSRKKRRFKRSQSAAENSRSSGSLSSIPSSLPASIRPQSSPVGRATFVTTLNAKDSARDNDPYSDKESVHSESTSLSWMSESSSLTRKLIKANRGRPRRESLHEKGTRRMRSHSSANIQSLPRQLMPVDGGKSGAHDERRASTAMARNAGISEILNQRRPTLTSDAWKSHLAGQNKHGAAPMTMASQRQRIMDYKLQVNEERKSAVNQKFKDFMKKIG